Proteins found in one Megalobrama amblycephala isolate DHTTF-2021 linkage group LG5, ASM1881202v1, whole genome shotgun sequence genomic segment:
- the LOC125269389 gene encoding cytolytic toxin-alpha-like isoform X2, producing the protein MESEPIEVAALGRPLFPGMLYDCRKDSFIPGVTLWDKKSLSEDLDSRPQPMTDLKFSSSDSLSSKSSLMDISASLKASFMGGLVEVGGSAKYLRDTTSSNKQSRVTMHYSVTSKFEQLTMTQLGQITYPQVFDQKTATHVVTAVLYGAHAFMVFDLMSSEGESKQEIEGKLNVMVKKIPGFSIEGEGSVKMTDGEKKTAENINCTFHGDFQLEQNPTTYMEALKLYNQLPTMLKDGVPIKVWLYPLHLLDKEAAQLEREISTRLVSNTADIMEELEEVERTYNDLSRRTEVNVFSDIQERLHSFQNSFSIYKTVLQKAVARVLPAIRGGGEEEEKLADILEIHYSSPFNADKLNQWLHDANSELNLLSSHTRKLEKIKIEDSDGLNTILLDPDIDVVVCLTFTSLKYEDPYLSALIEFLKSDKFKELDGNKNMLSEASVGKWFNDPDVIRKMRENLSLFRGFSEANKDEKRIRFIISAVSDPSNPGSSIYLYEKGNLTDPQFKPVSKPPPPIVQDVQDQSVSLKLQKSPSGVTVQYRVEYKEVKADSGADEQWLFINTADEDFTLTGLESGKQYLIRYRTVGKVGVSEASDTVSPIPSAAQDVTVGGKGGDPFSFKSFSSSIQKISITYSEVSLNTVEVTFNTGQKMTVGNVAGSKGQTFELDEYDKVVAATLWPNIQNNMCGGLEFVVAKNTGERKSFSVKCDQLGEPVSVDVKSGRCYGFMGRSGDEIDALGFYFV; encoded by the exons ATGGAATCAGAGCCAATCGAAGTGGCAGCCCTAGGAAGACCTTTGTTTCCTGGAATGCTGTATGACTGCCGCAAGGATTCCTTCATTCCAG GTGTTACTCTTTGGGATAAGAAATCATTGAGTGAAGATTTGGACAGTCGTCCGCAGCCCATGACAGATTTGAAGTTCAGTAGCTCTGATTCTCTCTCTAGTAAATCCAGTCTCATGGATATAAGTGCTTCCCTGAAGGCCAGCTTTATGGGGGGGCTGGTGGAGGTAGGAGGATCTGCCAAATACCTGCGTGACACCACATCCTCAAACAAACAGTCCCGAGTTACAATGCATTATAGTGTAACCTCCAAATTTGAACAGCTCACTATGACCCAACTGGGCCAGATCACCTACCCCCAGGTGTTTGACCAGAAAACTGCAACTCATGTGGTCACGGCTGTTCTGTACGGAGCTCATGCCTTCATGGTGTTTGATCTGATGTCTTCAGAAGGTGAAAGCAAGCAGGAGATTGAGGGAAAACTGAATGTCATGGTAAAGAAGATTCCTGGATTTTCTATTGAGGGAGAAGGATCTGTAAAAATGACAGATGGTGAAAAGAAAACCGCTGAGAATATCAACTGCacatttcatggtgactttcaACTTGAGCAGAACCCCACCACATACATGGAGGCCCTGAAATTGTACAATCAGCTCCCCACAATGCTGAAGGATGGAGTACCAATAAAAGTCTGGCTATATCCTCTTCATTTATTAGACAAAGAAGCTGCTCAGTTAGAGAGAGAAATCAGCACACGTCTGGTTTCCAACACTGCAGATATAATGGAGGAGCTGGAAGAGGTAGAGAGAACATACAACGATCTGTCCAGAAGAACAGAGGTAAATGTTTTCAGTGACATTCAAGAGAGGCTGCACTCATTTCAGAACTCATTTAGCATTTACAAGACAGTGCTTCAAAAAGCAGTGGCCAGGGTCCTGCCTGCTATTcgaggaggaggagaggaggaggagaaactGGCAGACATCTTGGAGATCCACTACAGCTCCCCTTTTAATGCTGACAAGCTTAACCAGTGGTTACATGATGCAAATTCTGAACTTAACCTCTTGAGTTCTCACACCAGGAAGCTGGAGAAGATCAAAATTGAAGACTCTGATGGTCTGAACACCATCCTCCTTGATCCTGATATTGACGTTGTGGTGTGCTTGACCTTCACGTCTCTGAAGTATGAAGACCCGTATCTTTCAGCCCTGATTGAGTTCCTGAAATCTGATAAGTTTAAAGAGTTGGATGGAAACAAAAATATGCTGTCTGAGGCATCTGTCGGAAAATGGTTCAATGATCCTGATGTAATAAGAAAAATGAGAGAGAACTTATCTCTCTTCAGAGGTTTTTCAGAAGCCAATAAAGATGAAAAGAGAATCCGCTTCATTATTTCTGCTGTCTCTGATCCCTCCAATCCAGGCTCCTCTATCTATTTGTACGAAAAAGGAAATCTGACAGACCCACAGTTCAAGCCCGTGTCAAAGCCGCCCCCACCGATAGTGCAGGATGTCCAGGACCAAAGTGTGTCCCTGAAACTGCAGAAATCTCCAAGTGGAGTAACAGTGCAGTACAGAGTAGAGTACAAGGAGGTAAAAGCAGATTCTGGTGCTGATGAACAGTGGCTTTTCATAAACACAGCTGATGAAGACTTTACTCTGACTGGATTGGAATCCGGAAAGCAGTATTTGATCCGGTACAGGACAGTGGGTAAAGTGGGAGTGAGTGAAGCCAGTGATACTGTCAGCCCCATACCGTCTGCAG CACAAGATGTGACTGTGGGTGGGAAAGGAGGTGATCCATTCTCCTTTAAGAGCTTTTCCAGCAGCATTCAGAAGATCAGCATCACTTACAGTGAGGTGT CACTGAACACAGTTGAGGTGACTTTCAACACTGGCCAGAAGATGACAGTTGGTAATGTAGCAGGATCTAAAGGACAAACATTTGAACTTGATGAATATGATAAAGTTGTTGCTGCAACACTGTGGCcaaatattcaaaataacatGTGTGGGGGTTTGGAATTTGTGGTTGCAAAAAACACTGGTGAAAGAAAGTCATTTTCTGTTAAGTGTGATCAACTGGGTGAACCTGTGAGTGTTGATGTGAAGTCTGGAAGGTGTTATGGCTTTATGGGGAGAAGCGGAGATGAAATTGATGCTCTGGGTTTCTACTTTGTTTAA